One segment of Thermoplasmata archaeon DNA contains the following:
- a CDS encoding ABC transporter ATP-binding protein, with protein MAEVVITNVDFGYSEDHIVLHDINLEIHEPGLYCIIGPNGVGKSTMVKCVSKIVTPLKGQVLLDGEDVAQMHHKDVAKKVGFVPAFSQDAFSMSVVDTIMIGRFNHQKWGSRQKDLEVVYKTMKLMHIENLASRSYNALSAGQHQKVSIARGLVQEPEILILDEPTANLDVKYQVYVMEMLRAIAIERGMIIMTICHDLNITSKYAHKVIMLARPGKIHAVGTPEEVLTEENIREVYGINCRVFMDETINKPYIILGSAIMGMAEDY; from the coding sequence ATGGCAGAAGTAGTTATCACGAACGTTGATTTCGGTTACAGCGAGGACCACATCGTCCTCCACGATATCAATCTGGAGATACACGAACCCGGTCTGTACTGCATCATCGGACCCAACGGTGTAGGGAAATCCACCATGGTTAAGTGCGTAAGCAAGATCGTCACGCCTCTCAAGGGACAGGTACTGTTGGACGGAGAGGATGTGGCGCAGATGCACCACAAGGATGTTGCCAAGAAGGTGGGATTCGTTCCCGCTTTCTCGCAGGACGCTTTCTCTATGTCCGTCGTCGACACCATCATGATCGGAAGGTTCAACCACCAGAAATGGGGTTCGCGCCAGAAGGATCTGGAGGTCGTCTACAAGACCATGAAGCTGATGCACATCGAGAATCTCGCCTCCAGGAGCTACAACGCCCTGTCCGCGGGACAGCATCAGAAGGTATCCATCGCAAGAGGTCTCGTACAGGAGCCGGAGATACTCATCCTCGATGAGCCCACGGCCAATCTGGACGTGAAATATCAGGTGTATGTGATGGAGATGCTCAGAGCTATCGCCATAGAGAGGGGCATGATAATCATGACCATCTGTCACGATCTGAACATCACATCGAAGTATGCCCATAAGGTTATCATGCTTGCCCGTCCCGGTAAGATCCATGCCGTAGGTACTCCCGAGGAGGTCCTCACAGAGGAGAATATCCGCGAGGTGTACGGTATCAACTGCAGGGTATTCATGGATGAGACCATCAACAAACCTTACATAATTCTGGGTTCGGCCATTATGGGCATGGCCGAGGATTACTAA